One genomic segment of Desulfomicrobium sp. ZS1 includes these proteins:
- a CDS encoding AI-2E family transporter, giving the protein MTPDCGQGPTNVAERIMPALIRILVWGGVFAVVFILRSFFLLLFLTFVFGYIQNRGVNRLQGLIPNRPLRVVLVASIFLGVLITVGVLLVPRAKDQTVLFVTQLPQYVERLDQELGALGERYPMIANAIPELGAFADHSAPGDGKSRVAALVQQIFGMGDPPDGQHKVNQLLDLVRGVGGRIAAIASAFLLALLFSFLIVLDLPRLSASVCSLENSKLGFVYREVAGSIRDFAMVLGKALEAQFVIALVNATLTAIGVSLLGLGSSMAFLTVIVFLCSFIPVLGVFISSVPICLIALQDSGLTTMMLGIVMITVIHLLEGYVLNPRIYGSYMRINPVIVLVILTVGAKLFHIWGLVLGVPICTYIFGHVIQHKEMVAAAPLSCPRDDDPE; this is encoded by the coding sequence ATGACCCCTGATTGCGGCCAAGGACCGACAAATGTAGCCGAACGGATCATGCCCGCGCTGATCAGAATTCTGGTCTGGGGCGGCGTGTTCGCGGTGGTATTTATCCTGCGTTCCTTTTTTCTGCTCCTTTTTTTGACGTTTGTTTTCGGGTATATCCAGAATCGCGGCGTGAACAGGCTGCAGGGACTGATCCCGAATCGACCGCTCAGGGTCGTGCTGGTGGCGAGCATTTTTTTGGGCGTGCTCATTACCGTGGGCGTGTTACTGGTGCCTCGGGCCAAGGATCAGACCGTCCTCTTCGTCACGCAGCTTCCTCAATATGTGGAGCGCTTGGACCAGGAACTGGGAGCGCTGGGTGAACGGTATCCCATGATTGCCAATGCCATACCTGAGCTTGGGGCTTTTGCGGATCACTCCGCGCCGGGCGACGGCAAATCCAGGGTCGCCGCCCTGGTGCAACAGATTTTCGGCATGGGCGACCCTCCCGATGGGCAGCACAAGGTCAATCAGCTGCTTGATCTGGTGCGCGGCGTGGGGGGCAGGATCGCGGCCATCGCCTCGGCCTTTCTCCTGGCCTTGCTGTTCTCTTTTCTCATAGTGCTCGACTTGCCCCGTCTTTCAGCCAGCGTGTGTTCCCTTGAAAATTCAAAGCTTGGTTTCGTTTATCGCGAAGTGGCCGGCAGCATCAGGGACTTCGCCATGGTCCTGGGCAAAGCTCTGGAGGCGCAGTTCGTCATCGCGCTGGTCAACGCCACTCTCACGGCCATCGGCGTGTCCTTGCTCGGCCTGGGTTCATCCATGGCTTTTTTGACCGTGATTGTCTTTTTGTGCAGCTTCATTCCCGTCTTAGGTGTTTTTATCAGCTCTGTGCCGATCTGCCTCATCGCCTTGCAGGATTCGGGGCTGACGACCATGATGCTGGGCATTGTCATGATCACGGTCATTCACCTGCTTGAAGGGTATGTGCTGAACCCGAGGATCTACGGTTCCTACATGCGCATAAATCCCGTCATCGTGCTCGTCATTTTAACTGTCGGAGCCAAACTTTTTCATATCTGGGGGCTGGTACTGGGCGTGCCCATCTGCACCTATATTTTTGGACACGTCATCCAGCACAAGGAGATGGTGGCAGCGGCGCCCCTTTCGTGCCCCCGCGACGACGATCCGGAATGA
- a CDS encoding SPFH domain-containing protein, giving the protein MGVDNLFFLELIEWFDDSGQEFARRFPQEGSGEIKYGAQMVVRESQAGIFFYNGKAVHVFGPGRHTLKTANIPILNKIMGIPWGLESPLRAEAYMVNTKVFPNLKWGTREPVAFKDSELGLIRLRAYGMFNIQIVQPLLFINSLVGTMASFSVTDLSDYLGKVIVSRFNDYLGENMDTILNLPSRYEAWSAGLRERLQHDFRHFGLSLNQLFINAITPPPEVQKAMDDKTKLGMFDDMNKLMQLKAASAMEKAAANPGGAGESMGLGVGFMMPSLMAQAMQLAGQPAPTAQASGLTCPECSQPIRQDDKFCPSCGHQLVVFEQCKGCGKNLAPGTRFCPRCGRQAGSVRETAKCPSCGQENLASSTFCNHCGERMA; this is encoded by the coding sequence ATGGGAGTCGACAATCTTTTCTTTCTGGAACTCATCGAATGGTTTGACGACAGCGGTCAGGAGTTCGCCCGGCGCTTCCCGCAGGAAGGCTCCGGCGAGATCAAGTACGGCGCGCAGATGGTCGTGCGCGAATCCCAGGCCGGCATTTTCTTCTACAACGGCAAGGCCGTGCATGTCTTCGGACCGGGCAGGCACACCTTGAAAACCGCCAACATTCCCATCCTGAACAAGATCATGGGCATTCCCTGGGGTCTTGAGAGCCCGCTTCGGGCGGAAGCCTACATGGTGAACACCAAGGTCTTCCCCAACCTCAAGTGGGGCACCCGGGAGCCGGTGGCCTTCAAGGACTCGGAGCTTGGACTCATCCGCCTGCGCGCCTACGGCATGTTCAACATCCAGATCGTGCAGCCCCTGCTCTTCATCAACTCGCTTGTGGGCACCATGGCCTCTTTTTCCGTGACCGACCTCAGCGACTATCTGGGCAAGGTCATCGTCTCCAGATTCAATGACTACCTGGGCGAAAACATGGACACCATCCTGAACCTGCCCAGCCGCTACGAAGCATGGTCCGCAGGCCTGCGTGAACGACTGCAGCACGATTTCCGCCATTTCGGACTGTCCCTGAACCAGCTCTTCATCAATGCCATCACTCCGCCGCCCGAAGTCCAGAAGGCCATGGACGACAAGACCAAGCTTGGCATGTTCGACGACATGAACAAGCTGATGCAACTCAAAGCCGCATCGGCCATGGAAAAGGCGGCCGCGAACCCTGGCGGCGCGGGCGAGTCCATGGGGCTCGGGGTGGGCTTCATGATGCCCTCGCTCATGGCTCAGGCCATGCAGCTGGCAGGGCAGCCCGCACCGACCGCGCAGGCAAGCGGCCTCACATGTCCGGAATGCAGCCAGCCCATCCGCCAGGACGACAAATTCTGCCCCTCTTGCGGGCACCAGCTGGTCGTTTTTGAACAGTGCAAAGGCTGCGGCAAGAATCTGGCTCCGGGCACGCGCTTCTGTCCCCGCTGCGGCAGGCAGGCGGGCAGCGTCCGCGAGACGGCGAAATGTCCGTCCTGCGGCCAGGAAAACCTGGCCTCGTCCACGTTCTGCAACCATTGCGGGGAGCGCATGGCCTGA
- the pyrR gene encoding bifunctional pyr operon transcriptional regulator/uracil phosphoribosyltransferase PyrR — MHRSKEIMAARDIERTLDRLACQILEQITDHESIALVGIQRRGADLACRLCGLLSERTKRAIPCGELDINLYRDDWTSSTATPNINATRIDFSVEGKTIILIDDVLFTGRTIRCALEAILDFGRPEAVKLLVLVDRGHRELPIQADFVGKTVATERGRQVNVYLQERDGKDQVVLS, encoded by the coding sequence ATGCATCGCAGCAAGGAAATCATGGCTGCTCGCGATATCGAGCGCACACTTGACCGTCTCGCCTGCCAGATTTTGGAACAGATCACGGATCACGAGTCCATCGCCCTGGTCGGTATCCAGCGGCGCGGCGCAGACCTCGCCTGCAGGCTGTGCGGCCTTTTGTCGGAGCGCACCAAGCGGGCCATTCCCTGCGGAGAACTGGACATCAATCTGTACCGCGACGACTGGACCTCCTCCACGGCGACTCCGAACATCAACGCCACGCGCATCGATTTTTCCGTGGAAGGCAAGACCATCATCCTTATCGACGACGTGCTGTTCACCGGCCGCACCATTCGCTGCGCGCTGGAGGCCATCCTGGATTTCGGCAGGCCGGAGGCGGTGAAGCTGCTGGTCCTGGTCGACCGTGGGCACCGCGAGCTGCCCATTCAGGCTGATTTTGTCGGCAAGACCGTGGCCACGGAGCGCGGTCGGCAGGTCAACGTTTACCTGCAGGAGCGCGACGGCAAGGACCAGGTCGTGCTGAGCTGA
- the dapA gene encoding 4-hydroxy-tetrahydrodipicolinate synthase → MQFKGAFTALVTPFSNGQLDEEAYRKLIEWQIQSGINGVVPCGTTGESATMSHDEHKQVIRICVDQVKGRVPVLAGAGSNNTAEAVELTRFAKEAGADGALLITPYYNKPTQEGLYQHFKRIAEEVSMPFILYNVPGRTSVNLLPPTVARLNKDIPDVVGIKEATGDLNQVSQVLEFCGPDFQVLSGDDFTVLPLLSVGGCGVISVVSNILPDKMSALCSAWFAADLPKAREMHYLLASFSRMMFIETNPIPVKTALSLMGRINLEMRLPLTAMSPANAETLRGFLADKKLI, encoded by the coding sequence ATGCAATTCAAAGGAGCGTTTACAGCCCTGGTCACCCCGTTTTCAAACGGCCAGCTTGACGAAGAAGCCTATCGAAAACTGATCGAATGGCAGATCCAAAGCGGGATCAACGGCGTAGTGCCCTGCGGCACCACCGGAGAATCCGCCACCATGAGCCACGACGAACACAAACAGGTGATCCGAATTTGCGTGGACCAGGTCAAGGGCCGGGTGCCGGTCCTGGCCGGAGCCGGATCGAACAACACTGCCGAGGCAGTGGAACTGACCCGCTTCGCCAAGGAAGCAGGAGCCGATGGCGCGCTGCTCATCACTCCCTACTACAACAAACCGACCCAGGAAGGCCTTTACCAGCACTTCAAGCGCATCGCCGAAGAAGTGTCCATGCCCTTCATCCTGTACAACGTTCCGGGCCGCACCAGCGTCAACCTGCTTCCGCCCACGGTGGCCAGGCTGAACAAGGACATCCCGGACGTGGTCGGCATCAAGGAAGCCACAGGCGATCTGAATCAGGTGTCGCAGGTCCTGGAATTCTGCGGGCCCGACTTCCAGGTGCTCTCCGGCGATGACTTCACGGTGCTGCCCCTTTTGTCCGTGGGCGGCTGCGGCGTCATCTCGGTGGTCTCGAACATTCTGCCCGATAAAATGAGCGCGCTCTGCTCCGCCTGGTTTGCGGCCGATCTGCCCAAAGCGCGGGAGATGCACTACCTGCTGGCGTCGTTCTCACGCATGATGTTCATTGAAACCAACCCCATTCCGGTCAAGACCGCCCTCTCCCTCATGGGCCGCATCAACCTTGAGATGCGCCTCCCCCTGACCGCCATGAGTCCGGCCAACGCCGAAACCCTGCGAGGGTTCCTGGCAGACAAGAAACTGATCTGA